A window from Bradysia coprophila strain Holo2 chromosome X unlocalized genomic scaffold, BU_Bcop_v1 contig_20, whole genome shotgun sequence encodes these proteins:
- the LOC119068852 gene encoding probable phospholipid-transporting ATPase IF isoform X1 — protein MSWSVGTVYSKPWFWKKGNRVSTVSDLLTIKIGGDPNDKKVKKENNRIKSTKYTLITFLPQNLLEQFRRIANFYFLIMTVISLVIDSPVSPLTSLMPLVFVISVTAAKQGYEDFLRHRADNMVNYSYVTVIRNGAEVDVKCQEIVQGDIVMAVKDCDVPCDLVLIKSSDPNLKCHITTANLDGETNLKTLMVPKGLPNVAIDKLHTLGTIECEQPRTDLYTFTGRIELGPIHRKERDSILTEFQEGRHTLPLMAENLLLRGSRIKNTEWAIGCAVYTGQNTKLSLNSRLTRKKICSSEKYVNKFLVFFLLILIAIVTTSYFLKRYFDIYHSEHNVYLGEINPDANPVTQILQDYFSFLILFNYLIPISLYVTIELHKFIGSLFMEWDIDLYDAETNQPCIVNTSDLNEELGQINILFSDKTGTLTKNEMIFQECSINGKKYSFLGSGIRQEGRPNIVKIHEFKEDVFDFFQTLSACHTVQVATVAEAEVEPSATQNGNGSVNGSINGNLNGNGVELRSVNSFTNITEESEVNNTQESDFDETDFVKQQSHETIQNVPYVGPIGDISPLLNERKVNILDANDNNNIKPPLDNMIAKRLDNKVHPRRPVSLFETETQSPPPVIKLARPLSIEFTRTISHIEMEPRGPHMTHRRTQSYGASTNHNRQQGTTLASNLRPQSRAAVLLRHSGTITSMREYYAAPSFIEASLIERKESVRRRQEINNAIQELDYQASSPDEKALVEACAKIGFLYTGEVNDILTVKIKPYQSAYIRKPTVDNDLHFERLHTLEFTSDRKRMSTLVKDRKGQIWLLTKGAESHVLPLCQQSPGTLIAETQGHINDFAKVGLRTLAVARKKMTLEEYATFDNEITAAGNSLTDRSVRIAEVQAKLENNLELLGATAVEDALQDNVKDTLESLRHAGIKVWVLTGDKVETALNIALSCGHIPENANKYFITECTADNQLLEHFDVLENEMQQDPQALFSLLIDGSSLSIALTSYPKRFRDLAIKCRAVLCCRLSPLQKCEVVRLMKTVKEKPITAAIGDGANDVSMIQEAHVGLGIVGREGRQAARCADYAFANFCMLKKVLLVHGYYYSQRLALLVLYFFYKNLVFMLIQLYFQTNSMFSSETIYDSVFLTLYNVAYTSLPVLVISLSEKIYPEERLMNNPPLYKENTGNKRLTWKYFVGWMLLGCYHSVVIYMSGYAMWINNCAILSTERTADFQSFGTFMIHNVVVLVNLKLWLEAKYQTIWFVLSCLGSILFFVASTVIYNLFIFRWDDESSFYSELERNFDGDLLWVYNNLLTSLTFWLLFIMIQVASLLPDFAIMAFSAFNIKIGPIFPGEDFRLRTLYKKRKIESTYL, from the exons TTTTTAAGACATCGAGCAGACAATATGGTAAATTATTCCTATG tGACTGTTATTCGTAATGGAGCTGAAGTAGACGTAAAATGTCAAGAAATAGTGCAAGGCGATATAGTAATGGCTGTTAAGGATTGTGATGTACCATGTGATTtagttttaataaaatccagtGATCCGAATTTAAAGTGTCATATCACTACTGCCAATTTGGACGGTGAAACCAATTTAAAGACTTTAATGGTTCCTAAAGGACTGCCAAATGTTGCCATAG ACAAATTACATACATTGGGCACCATCGAGTGTGAACAACCACGAACTGATTTATACACATTCACTGGACGCATTGAATTGGGTCCGATTCATCGTAAGGAACGGGACAGTATTTTAACTGAATTTCAGGAGGGACGTCATACTCTGCCACTGATGGCTGAAAATCTTCTATTACGAGGATCGAGAATCAAAAATACAGAATGGGCGATCGGCTGTGCTGTATATACTG gtcaaaacacaaaattatcgCTGAACAGCCGACTGACCAGAAAGAAGATATGTTCGAGCGAAAAATATGTGAACAAATTCTTAgtgtttttccttttaataTTAATTGCAATTGTGACCACATCATACTTCCTGAAAAG ATACTTCGACATATACCATTCAGAGCACAATGTCTACTTAGGCGAAATAAATCCGGATGCTAATCCAGTCACGCAAATCCTCCAAGATTATTTTTCCTTTCTGATCTTGTTCAATTATCTGATACCTATATCACTGTACGTTACAATTGAATTGCACAAGTTCATTGGATCACTGTTCATGGAGTGGGATATTGATTTGTATGATGCCGAAACGAATCAACCATGCATTGTAAATACGTCTGATTTGAATGAGGAACTCGGTCAG ATTAACATCTTATTTTCGGACAAAACGGGAACTTTaaccaaaaatgaaatgatttttcaagAATGTTCGATAAACGGCAAAAAGTACAGTTTCCTTGGTTCGGGTATTAGACAGGAGGGACGACCAAACATTGTCAAGATTCATGAATTCAAG GAAGatgtttttgatttcttcCAAACATTGTCTGCATGTCATACCGTTCAAGTGGCAACGGTTGCCGAAGCGGAAGTAGAACCATCTGCAACCCAAAATGGAAATGGTAGTGTAAACGGAAgcataaatggaaatttaaatggaaatggGGTAGAACTTCGTTCGGTGAATTCGTTCACAAACATAACGGAAGAGAGTGAAGTGAACAACACACAGGAGTCGGATTTTGACGAAACTGATTTTGTAAAGCAACAATCTCACGAAACCATCCAAAACGTTCCATACGTCGGACCCATTGGCGACATATCACCTCTGCTAAACGAAAGGAAAGTGAACATTCTGGACGCTAATGACAACAACAATATCAAGCCACCATTAGACAATATGATCGCAAAGCGATTGGACAATAAAGTGCATCCGAGACGGCCAGTCAGTTTATTCGAAACTGAAACGCAAAGTCCACCACCTGTTATAAAGTTAGCCCGGCCACTATCGATTGAGTTTACAAGAACGATTTCACACATCGAAATGGAACCGAGAGGACCTCATATGACACACAGACGAACGCAATCATATGGTGCATCGACTAATCACAATAGGCAACAAGGCACGA CATTAGCCTCGAATCTTAGACCACAATCAAGAGCAGCGGTTTTGTTACGTCATTCGGGAACGATAACAAGTATGAGAGAGTACTATGCCGCACCATCATTCATCGAAGCGTCGCTAATCGAAAGAAAAGAGTCAGTTCGGCGAAGGCAAGAGATCAACAATGCGATTCA AGAGTTGGACTATCAAGCATCCAGCCCTGATGAAAAAGCGCTGGTTGAGGCTTGTGCTAAGATTGGTTTCTTGTACACCGGTGAAGTGAACGATATTCTGACTGTGAAAATAAAACCATACCAAAGCGCTTACATTAGGAAACCTACTGTTGACAACGATCTACATTTTGAGAGATTGCACACGTTAGAGTTTACGTCCGATCGCAAACGGATGAGCACACTAGTAAAGGATCGTAAGGGGCAG ATCTGGTTATTAACGAAAGGAGCAGAAAGTCATGTTCTACCCTTGTGCCAACAATCGCCCGGAACATTAATAGCTGAAACGCAAGGGCATATCAATGACTTTGCGAAGGTCGGTTTGCGTACGCTGGCTGTTGCCAGAAAGAAAATGACCTTAGAGGAATATGCTACCTTTGATAATG AAATCACAGCGGCCGGGAATTCGCTAACTGACCGAAGCGTTCGGATAGCTGAAGTACAAGCAAAGCTAGAAAACA ATTTGGAATTACTTGGAGCAACCGCTGTGGAAGATGCACTTCAAGACAATGTCAAAGATACGTTGGAATCATTACGACATGCTGGTATTAAAGTCTGGGTTCTGACCGGTGACAAAGTCGAAACAGCTTTAAATATTGCTCTGTCTTGCGGACACATACCAGAAAATgcgaacaaatattttattaccgAATGCACCGCCGACAATCAACTGTTGGAACACTTTGATGttctggaaaatgaaatgcaa CAAGACCCGCAGGCTCTATTCTCTCTATTGATAGATGGTTCTAGTCTGAGCATTGCACTGACCAGCTATCCGAAACGGTTCCGTGATTTAGCAATTAAATGTAGAGCTGTATTGTGTTGTCGATTGAGTCCGTTACAAAAGTGCGAAGTTGTTCGGCTGATGAAAACAGTGAAAGAGAAACCAATTACAGCGGCTATTGGAGATGG GGCCAACGATGTGTCAATGATACAGGAAGCTCATGTTGGACTTGGTATTGTAGGACGTGAGGGCCGACAAGCCGCAAGGTGTGCAGATTATGCGTTTGCGAATTTTTGCATGCTAAAAAAGGTGTTGTTGGTACATGGATATTACTATTCACAAAGACTGGCACTTCTAGTTTTgtatttcttttacaaaaatttagtttttatgtTAATTCAG cTCTACTTTCAAACCAACAGCATGTTTTCGTCCGAAACCATTTACGATTCCGTGTTCCTAACGTTGTACAATGTGGCATACACATCGCTTCCCGTATTAGTCATTTCACTATCGGAGAAAATTTACCCAGAGGAGAGGCTAATGAA CAATCCTCCGTTGTACAAAGAAAATACTGGCAACAAACgtttaacatggaaatattttgtcgGTTGGATGCTTCTTGGCTGCTATCATTCCGTGGTTATTTATATGTCCGGCTATGCAATGTGGATCAACAACTGTGCAATTTTATCGACTGAACGAACCGCTGACTTTCAAAGTTTCGGTACATTTATGATACACAATGTGGTGGTCCTGGTCAATTTAAAACTGTGGTTGGAAGCGAAATATCAGACCATTTGGTTCGTTTTATCCTGTCTCGGATCGATTCTATTTTTCGTTGCTTCGACGGTTATTTacaatttgttcatttt TCGGTGGGATGATGAAAGCTCATTTTACTCCGAATTAGAAAG AAATTTCGATGGTGATTTGCTATGGGTGTACAACAATCTACTGACATCACTAACATTTTGGCTGCTATTTATTATGATCCAAGTGGCATCCCTATTACCAGACTTCGCAATAATGGCATTCAGTGCatttaatatcaaaattgGTCCAATCTTTCCCGGCGAAGATTTTCGCTTGCGAACACTGTACAAAAAGCGTAAAATCGAGTCCACATATTTATAG
- the LOC119068852 gene encoding probable phospholipid-transporting ATPase IF isoform X4, with amino-acid sequence MSWSVGTVYSKPWFWKKGNRVSTVSDLLTIKIGGDPNDKKVKKENNRIKSTKYTLITFLPQNLLEQFRRIANFYFLIMTVISLVIDSPVSPLTSLMPLVFVISVTAAKQGYEDFLRHRADNMVNYSYVTVIRNGAEVDVKCQEIVQGDIVMAVKDCDVPCDLVLIKSSDPNLKCHITTANLDGETNLKTLMVPKGLPNVAIDKLHTLGTIECEQPRTDLYTFTGRIELGPIHRKERDSILTEFQEGRHTLPLMAENLLLRGSRIKNTEWAIGCAVYTGQNTKLSLNSRLTRKKICSSEKYVNKFLVFFLLILIAIVTTSYFLKRYFDIYHSEHNVYLGEINPDANPVTQILQDYFSFLILFNYLIPISLYVTIELHKFIGSLFMEWDIDLYDAETNQPCIVNTSDLNEELGQINILFSDKTGTLTKNEMIFQECSINGKKYSFLGSGIRQEGRPNIVKIHEFKEDVFDFFQTLSACHTVQVATVAEAEVEPSATQNGNGSVNGSINGNLNGNGVELRSVNSFTNITEESEVNNTQESDFDETDFVKQQSHETIQNVPYVGPIGDISPLLNERKVNILDANDNNNIKPPLDNMIAKRLDNKVHPRRPVSLFETETQSPPPVIKLARPLSIEFTRTISHIEMEPRGPHMTHRRTQSYGASTNHNRQQGTTLASNLRPQSRAAVLLRHSGTITSMREYYAAPSFIEASLIERKESVRRRQEINNAIQELDYQASSPDEKALVEACAKIGFLYTGEVNDILTVKIKPYQSAYIRKPTVDNDLHFERLHTLEFTSDRKRMSTLVKDRKGQIWLLTKGAESHVLPLCQQSPGTLIAETQGHINDFAKVGLRTLAVARKKMTLEEYATFDNEITAAGNSLTDRSVRIAEVQAKLENNLELLGATAVEDALQDNVKDTLESLRHAGIKVWVLTGDKVETALNIALSCGHIPENANKYFITECTADNQLLEHFDVLENEMQQDPQALFSLLIDGSSLSIALTSYPKRFRDLAIKCRAVLCCRLSPLQKCEVVRLMKTVKEKPITAAIGDGANDVSMIQEAHVGLGIVGREGRQAARCADYAFANFCMLKKLYFQTNSMFSSETIYDSVFLTLYNVAYTSLPVLVISLSEKIYPEERLMNNPPLYKENTGNKRLTWKYFVGWMLLGCYHSVVIYMSGYAMWINNCAILSTERTADFQSFGTFMIHNVVVLVNLKLWLEAKYQTIWFVLSCLGSILFFVASTVIYNLFIFRWDDESSFYSELERNFDGDLLWVYNNLLTSLTFWLLFIMIQVASLLPDFAIMAFSAFNIKIGPIFPGEDFRLRTLYKKRKIESTYL; translated from the exons TTTTTAAGACATCGAGCAGACAATATGGTAAATTATTCCTATG tGACTGTTATTCGTAATGGAGCTGAAGTAGACGTAAAATGTCAAGAAATAGTGCAAGGCGATATAGTAATGGCTGTTAAGGATTGTGATGTACCATGTGATTtagttttaataaaatccagtGATCCGAATTTAAAGTGTCATATCACTACTGCCAATTTGGACGGTGAAACCAATTTAAAGACTTTAATGGTTCCTAAAGGACTGCCAAATGTTGCCATAG ACAAATTACATACATTGGGCACCATCGAGTGTGAACAACCACGAACTGATTTATACACATTCACTGGACGCATTGAATTGGGTCCGATTCATCGTAAGGAACGGGACAGTATTTTAACTGAATTTCAGGAGGGACGTCATACTCTGCCACTGATGGCTGAAAATCTTCTATTACGAGGATCGAGAATCAAAAATACAGAATGGGCGATCGGCTGTGCTGTATATACTG gtcaaaacacaaaattatcgCTGAACAGCCGACTGACCAGAAAGAAGATATGTTCGAGCGAAAAATATGTGAACAAATTCTTAgtgtttttccttttaataTTAATTGCAATTGTGACCACATCATACTTCCTGAAAAG ATACTTCGACATATACCATTCAGAGCACAATGTCTACTTAGGCGAAATAAATCCGGATGCTAATCCAGTCACGCAAATCCTCCAAGATTATTTTTCCTTTCTGATCTTGTTCAATTATCTGATACCTATATCACTGTACGTTACAATTGAATTGCACAAGTTCATTGGATCACTGTTCATGGAGTGGGATATTGATTTGTATGATGCCGAAACGAATCAACCATGCATTGTAAATACGTCTGATTTGAATGAGGAACTCGGTCAG ATTAACATCTTATTTTCGGACAAAACGGGAACTTTaaccaaaaatgaaatgatttttcaagAATGTTCGATAAACGGCAAAAAGTACAGTTTCCTTGGTTCGGGTATTAGACAGGAGGGACGACCAAACATTGTCAAGATTCATGAATTCAAG GAAGatgtttttgatttcttcCAAACATTGTCTGCATGTCATACCGTTCAAGTGGCAACGGTTGCCGAAGCGGAAGTAGAACCATCTGCAACCCAAAATGGAAATGGTAGTGTAAACGGAAgcataaatggaaatttaaatggaaatggGGTAGAACTTCGTTCGGTGAATTCGTTCACAAACATAACGGAAGAGAGTGAAGTGAACAACACACAGGAGTCGGATTTTGACGAAACTGATTTTGTAAAGCAACAATCTCACGAAACCATCCAAAACGTTCCATACGTCGGACCCATTGGCGACATATCACCTCTGCTAAACGAAAGGAAAGTGAACATTCTGGACGCTAATGACAACAACAATATCAAGCCACCATTAGACAATATGATCGCAAAGCGATTGGACAATAAAGTGCATCCGAGACGGCCAGTCAGTTTATTCGAAACTGAAACGCAAAGTCCACCACCTGTTATAAAGTTAGCCCGGCCACTATCGATTGAGTTTACAAGAACGATTTCACACATCGAAATGGAACCGAGAGGACCTCATATGACACACAGACGAACGCAATCATATGGTGCATCGACTAATCACAATAGGCAACAAGGCACGA CATTAGCCTCGAATCTTAGACCACAATCAAGAGCAGCGGTTTTGTTACGTCATTCGGGAACGATAACAAGTATGAGAGAGTACTATGCCGCACCATCATTCATCGAAGCGTCGCTAATCGAAAGAAAAGAGTCAGTTCGGCGAAGGCAAGAGATCAACAATGCGATTCA AGAGTTGGACTATCAAGCATCCAGCCCTGATGAAAAAGCGCTGGTTGAGGCTTGTGCTAAGATTGGTTTCTTGTACACCGGTGAAGTGAACGATATTCTGACTGTGAAAATAAAACCATACCAAAGCGCTTACATTAGGAAACCTACTGTTGACAACGATCTACATTTTGAGAGATTGCACACGTTAGAGTTTACGTCCGATCGCAAACGGATGAGCACACTAGTAAAGGATCGTAAGGGGCAG ATCTGGTTATTAACGAAAGGAGCAGAAAGTCATGTTCTACCCTTGTGCCAACAATCGCCCGGAACATTAATAGCTGAAACGCAAGGGCATATCAATGACTTTGCGAAGGTCGGTTTGCGTACGCTGGCTGTTGCCAGAAAGAAAATGACCTTAGAGGAATATGCTACCTTTGATAATG AAATCACAGCGGCCGGGAATTCGCTAACTGACCGAAGCGTTCGGATAGCTGAAGTACAAGCAAAGCTAGAAAACA ATTTGGAATTACTTGGAGCAACCGCTGTGGAAGATGCACTTCAAGACAATGTCAAAGATACGTTGGAATCATTACGACATGCTGGTATTAAAGTCTGGGTTCTGACCGGTGACAAAGTCGAAACAGCTTTAAATATTGCTCTGTCTTGCGGACACATACCAGAAAATgcgaacaaatattttattaccgAATGCACCGCCGACAATCAACTGTTGGAACACTTTGATGttctggaaaatgaaatgcaa CAAGACCCGCAGGCTCTATTCTCTCTATTGATAGATGGTTCTAGTCTGAGCATTGCACTGACCAGCTATCCGAAACGGTTCCGTGATTTAGCAATTAAATGTAGAGCTGTATTGTGTTGTCGATTGAGTCCGTTACAAAAGTGCGAAGTTGTTCGGCTGATGAAAACAGTGAAAGAGAAACCAATTACAGCGGCTATTGGAGATGG GGCCAACGATGTGTCAATGATACAGGAAGCTCATGTTGGACTTGGTATTGTAGGACGTGAGGGCCGACAAGCCGCAAGGTGTGCAGATTATGCGTTTGCGAATTTTTGCATGCTAAAAAAG cTCTACTTTCAAACCAACAGCATGTTTTCGTCCGAAACCATTTACGATTCCGTGTTCCTAACGTTGTACAATGTGGCATACACATCGCTTCCCGTATTAGTCATTTCACTATCGGAGAAAATTTACCCAGAGGAGAGGCTAATGAA CAATCCTCCGTTGTACAAAGAAAATACTGGCAACAAACgtttaacatggaaatattttgtcgGTTGGATGCTTCTTGGCTGCTATCATTCCGTGGTTATTTATATGTCCGGCTATGCAATGTGGATCAACAACTGTGCAATTTTATCGACTGAACGAACCGCTGACTTTCAAAGTTTCGGTACATTTATGATACACAATGTGGTGGTCCTGGTCAATTTAAAACTGTGGTTGGAAGCGAAATATCAGACCATTTGGTTCGTTTTATCCTGTCTCGGATCGATTCTATTTTTCGTTGCTTCGACGGTTATTTacaatttgttcatttt TCGGTGGGATGATGAAAGCTCATTTTACTCCGAATTAGAAAG AAATTTCGATGGTGATTTGCTATGGGTGTACAACAATCTACTGACATCACTAACATTTTGGCTGCTATTTATTATGATCCAAGTGGCATCCCTATTACCAGACTTCGCAATAATGGCATTCAGTGCatttaatatcaaaattgGTCCAATCTTTCCCGGCGAAGATTTTCGCTTGCGAACACTGTACAAAAAGCGTAAAATCGAGTCCACATATTTATAG